DNA sequence from the Malus sylvestris chromosome 10, drMalSylv7.2, whole genome shotgun sequence genome:
ccccaatgtttgggctacgttcacACTGATATTATATtcctctgtttgtgagaggattgtgaggaagagagagctttgtaatgtgagagtgaggctttgggGATCTCAAGCCTCCCCCATTGTGAGAGTGAGGAatccctttttatagaataagggctcctcacttattacatgtttgccccttcatttattacataattacatttgagtcatccgagtatttatacgatgtctaaatacggaggccctaagtatggtacaaacagtcgtccaccaagtcttcagtcaagagagttttttggctggagacttgaaattcagtccatgtatgggccgaagtaactagatgtcgtttagaactgatactcgatatgcgGCAGTGCCTAATCTGAAATAATGCTTAACtataagtagcacatgttgcgaggctgctctgcttgtggcttatgttgccttggttggctcggcttgtggcattgaaggtaaaggagtcccttttatagaataagggctcactcctcaatacataaatgatgggctaaagttgatgctctctaatgatggtgaggtagtcctttttatagaataagagctcgctcctcaatacatatgTGATGGGttaagagttgatgctcgcggcggggtggttgctcagctggcggcaatgctctctaatgatgatgagggagtcccttttatagaataaggactcgctcctcaatacataaatgatgggtgctctctaatgaaattgagggagtcccttttatagaataagggtttgctccttaatacataaataatgggctaagtccccccaagtatttttcatgaggcccagttgtagaagcccaatatatggagtccctcaagtcttcagtcaatagagtctgttggctggagacttcaaattgaatccatgtatgggccaaagtggcggttgttcggatgcggtatttgtataccctgcactgaagctttgtcggtgaagctttgcaagtgaagctttgaagctagagcttttgtaaatgaagtttttaaagctggagctcttgaagctggagctctgtaaatgaagctttcgaagatgattgacatgagtgatgctcatgaatgtttatgttgattgacatgaatgatggtcatgaatgtttatgtatgattgacatgagtgatgctcatgaatgtttatgtatgagtgatgctcatgtataattttggagtactagacgtacttttgatcacctggttggtgataatagcggcaggctgccgaataattttatagtactgggcgtacttttgatcacctggttggtgataatagcggtaggctgccgaataattttggagtactgaacgTACTGCAGGGTGCTGAATAAATTTGAAGccatagggcctggctcttttgggcatatgggcattcTCCCTCCACATAgtattccagcccattattttgggcttgcgttttttttttttttttttattattaccctctaatgggattatacaaatgtctccgaaagataaaaaaaataaattacatcattcaaaaataaatccgaccttCTGCTCAATAAGTCATGCTcataattcccttttctgcatgccatcaccaccgcaattatgtctgcttctttttatcttcttttgctttctgcttttgcttttgctttctcttttccctttctcaaaaaatgatttcacatggctttctccttttgctttctcagaaatcagaaaatgattTCACATGCATGAAACTGCGAGCACATGGCTTTCTCCTTTTACTTTCTCAGAAAATGATTTCACATGCATGAAACCGCGAGCTCATCCATCCGATTCCTCTCCGTCTCCAACACCACAGCCGTCGATTGCCCATTTCCTGATGTGGGTCAGTTCTAAAACACCGACCCATCGGAGATTACAGGTGGGTTTTAGGTGTTGACGATGATTAGGGAGCAAGGCAGATGGcatgagagaaagaagaagtaGCAGGGCAGATGTGTTGATTGCATAGCTGTTGATTGCATAACTGTATCCACAACGATATTATTGACTGCATAGTTGTATCCACATCGGTATTGTTGACTGCATAGCTGTATCCACACCGACCCATTCTGAACCACGATACTGTTGACTGCATAGCTGTATCCACAACGGTAGGAGTCTGCCCTGCTGTGAGAGTTTTTGATTCAGTACAGGTAATCTTCCTTGGGATGTCGATATCAAATAGCTGCATCTTCTTGTGTTTAGCTAACAGCTTTCCATTGGTGCCAAAGACACAATACAACTGATCCCCAGAACGCTCCACTAAAGATCCATCAACAACATTGTTGTCTACTTATCAATTGACTTTACCCTTAAAGTAATCACTCATAGACTATCCAATGGATCAGTCGTTCTGATTATTGTGTTAATAAGGGAAGGATGGGTGACTTCCTAATCTTCAAGGGGAGGGCATTTTTTATATTCAAGAGAAGATGGACATAATTACTCACCTCCAATAAGCTACAAGTAGCAGGAGATTGGGATTGGAGAGCACAACCATTGCTCTCAACTGATTGATGGTGTTGTATCGGCGATGCTGATACAAGCCTTCTCAAGCTTCTTGCACTTGCTGGCTGGTCACGAAGTGAGCCAGCAGGACTCTCAACCTCCACCAGATGCCTGGAAATCCCGACCCCATTTCTCCTCTGCTGCTTGCGGTGGAGCCGACCGTTGGCTTTGCTTATTTGCTCGATTTCCCAGACGGAGGAATAAAGCTTTCTGGCAAAGAGTGACATTGCGGAGTGAGGGATGAGGAATTCTGAGGTGGGTTCTCTGCGACTCTGAGAAGAGAAATCGTCGAGCCTCCAAATGGGTGGTGGCGTACTGGAGGAAAGCCCTCCTCTTTTCCTCACCAACACAACCCGTTTCAACTTTTTCACCATCACTCCCCCTTCCTTTTTCCCTTCACTTTCCgcacctttttctttttctaacattATGATTGATTCCAACCCAGAGGCTTGCCATGTTGAGAGAAATTGTACTAGGGGTTAGCAGCCGACCCCGGATTTGTAAAGTCTCTAtatcccctcccccccccccaaaatgtGCATTCACGGCTTCACTAAGATTTCCTCCATATTCCTCCAGCTTTCGAATCGCGAGTGAGTAAGGCGCGCCAATGATGCTCATGTACGTGTCGATCATGTCCTGAATTGGACTTGCCATTGCCGTTCGATTTCAGAGAGAAGTTGCAAAAAGGGATAGAGATTTCTGGAATCCAATGTTGGATGTTATTGGGAGTAGTGTAGAATGTGTGTGTCTCTGCTTGTAGGTGTTGGGTTGTTTGGTacttgggtttctgcagatttcCGATGGAGGTTGTGGTGAGGTTTCAcgatggtgagatgaaaaatgaaagagaaccgacatagcttttcgtgtcgtttcccacagacggcgccaaatgttgatgcacaaaatcagaggggtcttggaacaacgtaaatcctaccgtgaatctgcaagaaagtaaagaacacaagatatatcgtggttcaccccaatgtttgggctacgtccacactgatattgtatttctcggTTTATGAGAAGATTGTGAGAGAGATAGAGCTTTGtaatgtgagagtgaggctttggggatctcaggcctCCCCCATTGTGAGAGTGAAGAGtccatttttatagaataagggctcctcacttattacatatttgcccattcatttattacataattacatttgagtcccctgatACGATGTCTAAATACGGAagtcctaagtatggtacaaacaaacttCAATCTAAAAAAAACATGCAATGATTACCAAAAATCTTCAACGTAAACTCTTCGACATTATCTAGTATTTTAGACTTAATCGGGGTGGTGAACTCTCAAGGTGAAAATCACCTAGAAAATTAGCGGCATGCACGTGTGGACAGTGATTTGTGTATTGATACATCAACCATAAACTATAACATGGTTGATCGGTCCACAACTTTTCGCTTAAATTCATGTAAAAAAAGGGTTATGCAGTATCTTTTCTAGAGATGATATAGaaatccaatttttttaacgAGCAATCTTGGTAAAGTGTGCTTGTAGACACAAGATTCTTACTTCGGAGAAGAAGATGCTAGTGAAAAGTATGTGGCGCATTACTATTCagcctaagtgtcccaaaagttAGTGCCAATTTAAAGATTCCCTCGACTTCTGACTTCTGGACAGCCATTTGTGATATGGTGTGCCCCAACCCTTGCATTTCATTGGGAACTGCTTCGAGATGGGTTGTTTAAACTCGATGTTGCTGGTTGAAGAAAAGTCCCTCTAATTTTATTGGAGCAAGTGGAATTCTTAAGAAATGTGGAACCATAATTTTTCAAGCCTGAATAAGGCCAATTGAAATATAAAACATAATGTAAcaaatataataagacaaatTTAATAATTGACGGAACAAATACACCGCATTTGCCATATCATAAATGCATGACTGGTATAAAGGTATGATTTCCCTACAATTATCTTCAAGTCATTGAAGGCTAAACGTAGACTTTGATTATGATTTAGCTCttcaaaaattaatattttaaaatttacttTTAGTACTAAATTTTTCATCTTCCATGCAAagctatattttattcactttcatTTTACTTCTTTTGGCAAAACTTATCATGCCTGGAGCTACATATATATTGCCCAAGGCAAACTTAGTATAATTCTTTTGTCCGATTATCTTTAGCCTTTTAGTTGGAGATTGATTTTGTAAATTTTAGGGATGCGACTTATAGCCCTGACCTAACATTTTCCAGTGCGAAATATGAAAAGCGTGCAAAAATCACTCCAATTgaaattaaaagtttaaaatagaGATGATGACATCATTATCCATGGGAAAACAGGACAATCAGGGCCGTCCATATATGGAAGGTGGAACCTACCACCTGCTCCATTACGTCTTGGCCTCATATCCATGTCGATGGACACGAAGGACCATGACGAAGTCCAGGTGCCAAGCTCCACCCCCTCTAGGGTTTGGCCTTCAACCGTCTACATCTTTTTACATGCACTACTGTACTAGCAACAATCTAGTACATCCACCGCTACCATCTCATTACATATCCTAAAAGCTGAAGGAAGACCAACTAGAACAGACAGGGAAATGGAAACTTAACCAAACTAAATCTAGGGCTTACTTTTCTTATTACAACACTAGGGCAGTAGTCGTACGGAATTATCTGACGGTGGAGAAAGAGATATGAGACTGACGTGGACCGACAACCATCATGATTGCCTCCTTTCTTTGATATGACGAGCGTTTAATTGTCATGTCGATTAAGATCCACTGCATGGCCTACAGTCGAGATCTGAACAGACATCCTGGAACCGTCTCGAGGTGGGTCGAAACACACCGGCAGCACGTCCTCTGATGCACAAGGAAACCTCATCGTCTCGAAATGACTTACCAGCTCCTTCTTGCCCTGATCACCAATTACGTCGTAATTAATCACCACTAACACCATTGTATCATTCATTATATTTTGCTATATAAATTTATTTTCCAAGATCAAAATCATACATTAATGAATCAATTAAAAATTTGCAACGTAATTGTATAAACCACTAAAACTTTGAACAATTACACATCACAATTCTCCTTCCATGagatgaaaattttcattactaATCCCCGCTCCTACCTTCGACTCGGTCATAACCAATGAATTTAGTAGATTATCTAATCGATGTCAATCCCAGACGCCTAATAAAGTCATAAGATTGAAATGAAATGCTAGCTAATTGCAATGTATAAATGAGGAAATAGATACAACTAGTACACTTTGTATCCAAATTCAAGATAATGTTGGATTTTTCACGGAAGAAGGTTATCCCTTCAATTCAACACAAAAATGGTAGGATGTGGAGAATATGGAGATGCATGTTTCGTTCATGAATAATCCGTTTGCGGACTTCAACTTGAATAAAGTTTCAActttcaagtttgcaatgattTCTTGCTTCAAGACGCATTGAATTTAATGACTTTCTCCAATCCAATTTAATTCTATAAACACCCGTTTTAAAATCAATCAAGGCTATAAATTTAATGGATACATCAGTTATACATTGAATCTAGAGCGACTGCTCCAATCTAATTATAGACATGAAACTAAAGTTTATatgttaaatattaattaagccCGTACCTGGATTTTGGCGTAGGCAATTTCACGTTTCTTTGAAGAGTAGAAAAGATCCCAAGTCTTCCCACCAGTCCCTTCAGAAAATTTCCAGACTGCCTTGCTGTTGGTGAAGTTGACGAACGCATACCCTTTGTTAAACCCAGTACTGTGTACATATATGTGCCTCAATTAGATCAAAATCATCTAAATTACCAGTACTGTATcttcattaattatattttgattcagAAACAAAGCTCAAAAAATAAGTTATCAGACATTAATTAGTTCGAATGTGAAGTAGGGTAGTAAGTACAACTCACTTGAAGTCTATAGGCAGATATAAGAAATCATAGGATGAAATCTCATCTCCTACATCCGGTTTATCATTCTCCTCAGCGCAATGGGCATCCAGAAACGCCATCAGCATATCCCGGCTTTGATTCACAGAATCCAAAATTGAACCAAATCTCATTAGAAAACAGCCCATgcatgatgcatatatatacgtGCACCAATTAGATGAACTCAAGAACGCAATTATCAACCAAAATCTCAAAACCAAGaaacaaagctttaaaaaaattgaacaactAATTCAGTAGCAATAGAAAATAAAGAGGATTGAACCGCTAGTATGTTTCTCGTCAATAACAAAATCATCAGTACAGTAACAAAACCTGGTTGATAATTATCAATCAAACATTATAAATCCGACAAGTTAAAACCCAGATAACCAAAATCACGCAACCTATGGGGACATCACACACACATAAACATACGTGTATTTGTTTGGGATATTTCTGATCATGACGGCTGTATTTTCTCCATGTTCTTCCACATGCAAAACATCCGAGTAACTTTTGGTTTTCACCTTCTTCGGCATAGAGAAATTATTTAAGTATTCCACACGGAGATCATTACATCCCTTCCAATTAATAGTTCTAAATTTATCGTCAGACATCCTATAGCTGCCGCGAACCCTTGGCTTCCACTCCTTCCTCTTCTCGTACTTACCCTTTTGCTTTTTACCATCAATACTACTCCCTAGACATCCATAACTGAAAGTGGACCTTCTTCCCCTAACTAGCCGTATGGGACGAGGAACAGTCGTCTTCTCGTTTTGGACCCTATCATTGCCATAGCTTTTCTGCTGCTGTTTTTCAGGCACTTGAGGACCTTGTGCAAAGTGATGAGAGGGTAGGGTTTGAGCAGTGGGAACAGAGGGATTGAAGAAAACGGTAGTGGCAGTTTGATGGGAATATGAGGAATAATAGTAGCTAGGGTTTAGCGGGGGCGGTGGGGGGCAATAGTAGGAGGGGAAGTACTCGGGTGCAAAAGGGTTCAACCGTTTGAAACCTTCTGTAATTTCAGCAGCCATGGAAGGTGAAAGGGGCCGGTTCAGAAGCTTTTGGGAGAGagggagacagagagagagggagagcgaTTCTGGCAAAAGGAGCAAAAATAGCGTTTCTTTTTTTGGCAATTGATGTGTACAGATTCAAAGGATTTCACTCAAGAGCCCTCCCACTTGTTTATTATAACTGAGCTAATGTCGAAGAtgattatttgacaaaaaaaaaaatcgaacacGATTACAAAggaatgtgatatccacacatcttattttacttctcacatattttttaaattttttattatcgaatcgaatgaattgaaaaagattataggacaaaaattatcaaaaagtgtatgagaagtaaattaggatgtgtggatagcacatccatACGAAGTATCTTTGTTTGATTCATTCCTCTACTTGATCGTGTTTCATGCCTAATTTTTTTGTGGCAATTATAAGGTTTAGATTATGTCTAGAAAATTTTTTGAAGACGAAGTTAATCAATGGTTAACTTAATTATAACGCAATAACTATCAACAAGTTAATAGTTCTATTATATGATTTATCTTCTTGAAGAGTccatttgataattattttgttataaatttattaaatacaaaaaaacaagaaagagacaagaggagaaaattttcataatATAACTGAAGAGACacaaaaaatatatcattttctTTGCTCATATTAAGACATACGAAATACCACATGACTATCTagcacttgaaaaaaaaaactcaagctAGAGATAGAAAAGTATTTTGAAGAAATGGTGATCGAATGTACAACACAAAAACCAaaatctgaaattgaaaatttgacaaaaaaaattactaaataTGGACAACAATTTTAAGGAggttttctttaattcatcgAGCCTTCTATcaacaataacaataaaaaaatatcttaagtgtttttcaattaaaatcCTAATTTCTACATGGTATGACATGACATCACAGGTGGTTGTTGCTAAATTTGACAACTTGAAATCTATTTTTAGTgactaataatttttttttatcattttttcttatatttttgttCTAAAAATACTTATtacaattataaaaataaataatgcaataaatgataatttaaatttaaatttgatataTTAGGTGgagaacaaaatttaaaaaatgataaaagtacCACATAAacgttcaaatttaaattttatgtttaaaattggATATCTCATTTAGACCATATCCAACCCTTGGGTTAAAACCAAAAATTTTTAACCCcgaaaatttaggttttgacCCATAAACAGGTTTTTTCCTCCAACCCTTTTGGGTTAAGTTTTagctttttttattatcatctcacatattgttgaatgcaccccaccaaaaattcaatattaaattacttatttattttactatgcaatgacaatttcgaccttattaagttaaaaaaaaaatattcaaatacaCCCCACATCACTTTTAACATATCttcttcaattatcaaaaccctcacatcctccattgttgaacaaaatccTAACTAATGAAATTACAAACACATTGATTGAGAAAACCCTAACAAAATGTCTATAAATATGCCAATGCTATTAATCACTGAGactgcaagaaattattttctctTCAACCACACATTTTATCACATCCCGGCATTTACTATGTCGAAAAACTTCAGAACTATGCCTTTGAACCAGCTATATGAATTGCAATGCCAATAGCTTGAAACTTTcaataattcttttttattttttatttcttttgttatagAAAAGTTACATGAGATCTTGAGTTTGGAAGTGACATAAGATTTTCCAATCTgcacaaagataaaaaaatctCTCAAGCTGCAAACGAAAAACAAGTCAATCACAGAAGTAATTAGCCTGGGAACAGCAGAGTATCTAGATTCAatccatcaaaattaaaaatgagtattataaaatttgaagaaattgggGTGTATATAGAAATATAATGTGTGTTTTGAGAATGtaggggtgtgagggtattatggagaggtatgtggggtgtataaagataatttttaattgaaaaagtaaatgtgaggtgtattaagtatgtgtgGTTTATTCAACCATTTGTGGGGTATAATAAGCCTTAAGTTTTTAGTCCGAGATTGTTTAAGAAAGAATTTAAGATAATttatttcttaaagtaactttaaaaaaaattatgtagactatcttaatttaattttatgaacattttaactttaaaatatttagattccgataaatattgaaaaatcactaaatcgacaccatgaaacttgtggaacactatgaaagaatataaaacacataaaatatatttttttaattactttagcctttggatttaaatttggattgttagaatttttttttttaccgttgaattTGATAAAATTAGATCTTAatcgttggattcaataaatttgtaaatataaaaccaaaaaaaatatacatatatggtggGTCTGCCCCACTAATCTAGGGGGAATCGTAGGCTAAATTTGCCccataaatgagttttgagttttaaatcATATTTACCCCAATGGTTGGAGCAAGTTGAGATaagtttaaaacctaaaatttaaattttactctaagggttggagatggtcttaaagATAGTCTAAGCCATCCAAAAAACAGACTTTTTGTATATATcttgaatttttgtaaaaagTGTCTATAATCAAATTGATATATAAAAATAACATAGTGCTCACCTGTTGGAGTTAACGAAGGTTCCAAGGGTTAGAAATGTTCGCCGATAAGTTATTAAGTTATTAAGTTTGATACAAAATTATTAGTTCTTTTCTTTTAGTAGTATGATTCTCTTCATCTAAGGTCATTCTACTCGCCTATCAATAGGCGAACTTCATCACCGATTCACAGAAGCTATTACTACTTTAGGCCATAATAGTAGGGTTCTTATTTATGATATAGAATGGATCTTGCCACAACCAGAGGTGCTCTTATGTTTGATTATACTTCTCATTTTCAATCTAAATAATTAGTTTAATTTTGCAATTACTTATATCATTCTTTTACAAAAATACTCTGCTAATACTAGCAGTGAGTAAACTAAATTAAGTTACATAACGCTCCAACTATAGTTCGCTACAAAAACCGTCTTTCACATAGGAGGAATATAgatacttacaagtgaagatagcAATAGTAGATAAGAAGTTTAAAGGAAAAATGTAATGACTTGTCTCCTTAAGATTGAGGAGGAATTCCTCCTCAAGATAATACTGGACTGATTTATAGAATTTCGTGCTCATAATTAAAACTGTTTATATTATAAACCACTACAAAAATGTTATctttgtaaaaaattaataaaatagagGTCGTTTAGTACGGATGGCAATGGGACGCATTGGATTTGGATGTGTCATCCCCATACTCGAACCTAAAACCACAGAATTTTAGAACGGGTTTTTCTCGTAACCGTACCTGTCCAATAACAGATTTTCTATTAAGTAACATTTTCCctattataatatttatatatatatatttatattattaagaaatagtgaatttaaattaaaaaaatatatactatGATACAATACATACA
Encoded proteins:
- the LOC126584194 gene encoding protein MEI2-like 1, with amino-acid sequence MAAEITEGFKRLNPFAPEYFPSYYCPPPPPLNPSYYYSSYSHQTATTVFFNPSVPTAQTLPSHHFAQGPQVPEKQQQKSYGNDRVQNEKTTVPRPIRLVRGRRSTFSYGCLGSSIDGKKQKGKYEKRKEWKPRVRGSYRMSDDKFRTINWKGCNDLRVEYLNNFSMPKKVKTKSYSDVLHVEEHGENTAVMIRNIPNKYTRDMLMAFLDAHCAEENDKPDVGDEISSYDFLYLPIDFNTGFNKGYAFVNFTNSKAVWKFSEGTGGKTWDLFYSSKKREIAYAKIQGKKELVSHFETMRFPCASEDVLPVCFDPPRDGSRMSVQISTVGHAVDLNRHDN